In Methanoregula sp., a single window of DNA contains:
- the artA gene encoding archaeosortase A, with protein MIEYLVLISCIGFLAFLLPGRHRKYTAIIGWTFIVLALFTQLPVYFSENNFLYPIIAALSVPFLVITAKYLLAEDERVMHLSRAAAVAFIIYAPFEYIPAFGDWLIDIVVGQIIWILDLLQFNVTNTDWNIIARNGFRVEIILGCTGIQSIAIMLGVAAAVPTTIRQKCYAFLIIAPTIYFLNLLRNVFVIIAYTDQLFPYYPEIASNGEQGYESFFWAHNVIAELLALVCLVLIAYGLFTIIPKLGSFADDLYQLYYGEVKKAFFKDR; from the coding sequence ATGATCGAGTATCTGGTGCTGATCTCCTGTATTGGATTTCTTGCGTTCCTCCTGCCCGGTCGGCACCGGAAATATACAGCCATCATAGGCTGGACATTTATTGTTCTTGCACTATTTACCCAGTTACCGGTGTATTTTTCTGAAAATAATTTCCTGTACCCGATTATTGCTGCCCTCTCCGTGCCTTTCCTGGTGATCACAGCCAAATACCTGCTTGCAGAGGATGAGCGGGTGATGCACCTTTCGCGGGCGGCAGCCGTTGCTTTTATCATCTACGCCCCGTTTGAGTACATACCTGCTTTCGGTGACTGGCTGATTGACATTGTGGTGGGGCAGATAATCTGGATACTCGACCTGCTCCAGTTCAATGTCACCAATACTGACTGGAATATCATCGCCCGGAACGGTTTCCGGGTAGAGATCATTCTCGGTTGCACCGGCATCCAGAGCATTGCGATCATGCTGGGTGTGGCTGCTGCTGTTCCGACAACGATCAGGCAGAAATGTTATGCCTTTCTTATCATTGCCCCGACGATCTACTTCTTAAATCTTTTAAGAAATGTATTTGTCATCATCGCGTATACCGACCAGTTGTTTCCCTATTACCCGGAGATCGCCAGTAATGGAGAACAGGGATACGAGAGTTTCTTCTGGGCGCATAATGTGATCGCAGAACTGCTGGCTCTTGTCTGCCTGGTCCTGATCGCATATGGGCTTTTTACGATCATTCCAAAACTCGGCAGCTTTGCCGATGACCTCTATCAGCTCTACTATGGCGAAGTTAAGAAAGCTTTTTTTAAGGACAGATGA
- a CDS encoding ATP-binding protein: MVTLNDIENVDATKFRLIGRSVLSYRFIIPHAAKLFVGDILKITDTAKGYSFYAKVNDLVHESNFADERWDTRPFAEHFYGLGEDVFIGVEAVPLGFVDEHGTFKKPRTLPTKFSEVKIPETEDFAFLTKVMGDIEVGVMRTGQGVLKDIQVKIPSKVLPQHMGVFATTGMGKSNFMKTFCASCMKMQKFGLLVVDPHGEYVRGGQSSTGERTLGLVHYSAGMDGLVVFTISETDRKKYSLNSLWLDYDDFKMTDLSLLYDLSQAQRDVVESLDDFSGNEIIPFFLQVNVDTLQDEVKQDRYTGPYPHIADKLGSFHPGTLQVIQRRLKNIVQGNRKFFRESGSCVPEILSHLHKNKVVLIDIPRMGERSELFVLSMITRRIMQAHRKSAEEFGCETEPTEQKKVLITIEEAQRVLGAGGSSTQIFRECAMEGRKFGVGLCVVTQQPRNIDQKVLAQINTFVVMGLGDRGDRDIIMGSAKQDLSKMEIEIQTLDQGEAIISTIGIPFPVSTRIHYYEDYIAGLNKEKKKDIREGLDTGFS, translated from the coding sequence ATGGTGACTTTGAACGATATTGAAAATGTGGATGCAACAAAATTCCGGCTGATCGGCAGGAGCGTGCTCTCGTACCGGTTTATTATCCCCCATGCGGCAAAACTGTTCGTAGGCGATATCCTCAAGATCACCGATACCGCCAAGGGATATTCGTTCTATGCAAAGGTAAACGACCTGGTCCACGAGAGCAACTTTGCCGATGAACGCTGGGACACCCGCCCGTTTGCCGAGCACTTCTACGGGCTGGGCGAGGATGTGTTTATCGGGGTCGAGGCTGTCCCGCTCGGCTTTGTCGATGAGCACGGAACGTTTAAAAAACCCCGCACGCTTCCCACCAAGTTCTCGGAAGTAAAGATCCCCGAGACGGAGGACTTTGCGTTTCTCACGAAAGTGATGGGGGATATCGAAGTCGGCGTCATGCGGACCGGCCAGGGTGTGCTTAAGGATATCCAGGTAAAAATCCCGAGCAAGGTGCTCCCGCAGCACATGGGCGTCTTTGCCACCACCGGCATGGGCAAGAGCAACTTCATGAAGACCTTCTGTGCGTCATGCATGAAGATGCAGAAGTTCGGCCTCCTGGTCGTTGACCCCCACGGCGAGTACGTGCGGGGCGGCCAGTCCAGCACCGGGGAGCGGACGCTCGGCCTTGTCCATTACAGCGCCGGCATGGACGGGCTGGTGGTCTTTACGATCAGCGAGACCGACCGGAAAAAGTATTCGCTCAACAGCCTCTGGCTCGATTACGACGATTTTAAGATGACTGACCTTTCCCTGCTCTACGATCTCTCGCAGGCCCAGCGGGATGTGGTCGAGTCGCTCGATGATTTTTCGGGAAACGAGATCATCCCGTTTTTCCTGCAGGTCAATGTCGATACCCTCCAGGATGAAGTGAAACAGGACCGGTATACCGGCCCGTACCCGCATATTGCCGACAAGCTCGGGTCATTCCACCCGGGCACCCTGCAGGTGATCCAGCGCCGGCTCAAAAATATCGTGCAGGGCAACCGGAAATTCTTCCGCGAATCCGGCTCCTGTGTTCCGGAGATCCTCAGCCACCTCCACAAGAACAAGGTCGTCCTCATCGACATTCCCCGCATGGGCGAACGCAGCGAACTCTTCGTTCTCTCGATGATCACAAGAAGGATCATGCAGGCCCACCGCAAATCAGCAGAGGAGTTCGGGTGCGAAACCGAACCAACCGAGCAGAAAAAAGTGCTCATCACGATTGAGGAAGCCCAACGGGTGCTCGGGGCCGGAGGTTCGAGCACCCAGATCTTCCGCGAGTGTGCCATGGAAGGCCGGAAGTTCGGCGTAGGTCTCTGCGTCGTGACCCAGCAGCCCAGGAACATCGACCAGAAAGTGCTCGCCCAGATCAACACGTTTGTTGTCATGGGCCTTGGCGACCGGGGCGACCGGGACATCATCATGGGCAGTGCAAAACAGGATTTATCCAAGATGGAGATCGAGATCCAGACTCTTGACCAGGGCGAGGCGATCATCTCCACCATCGGCATCCCGTTTCCCGTCAGCACCCGTATCCACTACTACGAGGACTACATCGCCGGGCTCAACAAGGAGAAGAAAAAAGACATACGGGAAGGGCTCGACACCGGGTTCTCCTGA
- a CDS encoding GNAT family N-acetyltransferase, giving the protein MFNKILIPTDLSETSDKLVACTARIRNVKEIVLLHISCTGDSMEREQAVVWRQQALITNTDIAVRCIIVKDTGGNIPAAILKTAETEKPSLIIMGARKGLLSKSLLGRGGNEILTRSRTHVLIMQFPGQGLFAAPVPDETECALFAKILFPLDFSRPANDALACIETIEEVAEIILLHVIRKIEKKDRMNLVVREVEKRLSDAREKIKRDRPGIRVKMMVRFGDPTGQICAVATEEQVSLVMMSRYGKMDCLRKVPLGTTTSKVAAQIKKPVLVMFTGIQLVVQSRELDRSEFYLAEKIWFDYHQTKSDPEHDRIFAVFVEDTPVSIARCKQHPDGYEVDGIFTWKKFRGTGYGRKVLDALISGCGSNVLYMYAVLPLVDFYASLGFVPIPEKELPLTVRERYSWAMGNMKGANVCPMKRVPVT; this is encoded by the coding sequence ATGTTTAACAAGATTCTCATCCCCACCGATCTGTCGGAAACATCGGATAAACTCGTAGCATGCACGGCCAGGATCCGGAACGTCAAAGAGATCGTCCTGCTCCATATCAGCTGCACCGGCGATTCCATGGAGCGGGAGCAGGCAGTGGTGTGGCGGCAGCAGGCGCTCATCACGAATACAGATATTGCGGTGAGATGTATCATCGTAAAAGATACCGGTGGCAACATTCCCGCGGCAATCTTAAAAACTGCAGAGACCGAGAAACCTTCGCTCATCATCATGGGAGCCAGAAAAGGGCTCCTCAGCAAAAGTCTTCTCGGCCGGGGAGGCAACGAGATCCTTACCCGGAGCAGGACCCATGTCCTCATCATGCAGTTCCCCGGGCAGGGCCTCTTTGCAGCGCCGGTTCCCGACGAGACGGAGTGTGCACTGTTTGCAAAGATCCTCTTCCCGCTTGATTTTTCCCGGCCTGCAAACGACGCGCTGGCATGCATCGAAACGATCGAAGAAGTTGCCGAGATCATCCTCCTCCATGTCATAAGGAAGATCGAGAAGAAGGACCGGATGAACCTTGTCGTACGGGAGGTGGAAAAACGCCTCTCGGACGCAAGGGAAAAGATCAAACGTGACCGTCCCGGCATCAGGGTGAAAATGATGGTGCGGTTCGGTGATCCGACCGGCCAGATCTGTGCGGTTGCAACCGAAGAACAGGTCTCGCTGGTCATGATGTCCCGGTACGGGAAGATGGACTGCCTGAGAAAAGTTCCCCTCGGTACTACAACATCGAAGGTTGCGGCACAGATAAAAAAACCCGTGCTGGTCATGTTCACCGGGATACAGCTGGTGGTGCAGTCACGGGAGCTCGACAGAAGCGAGTTTTATCTTGCCGAGAAGATCTGGTTTGACTACCACCAGACAAAATCCGACCCGGAGCACGACCGGATCTTCGCCGTTTTTGTCGAGGACACGCCGGTCAGCATTGCACGGTGCAAGCAGCACCCGGATGGATACGAGGTGGACGGGATCTTCACGTGGAAGAAGTTCCGGGGAACCGGGTATGGCAGAAAAGTACTCGATGCATTGATCAGCGGATGTGGCAGTAATGTCCTGTACATGTACGCGGTGCTGCCGCTCGTGGATTTCTACGCATCCCTCGGGTTTGTACCTATCCCGGAAAAGGAGCTGCCCCTGACAGTCCGGGAGCGGTATTCGTGGGCGATGGGCAACATGAAGGGCGCAAATGTCTGCCCGATGAAGCGGGTACCGGTCACGTAA
- a CDS encoding zinc ribbon domain-containing protein, with translation MSICPNCGKSTPDGKFCEHCGGVLPLYQPPVTPPAPIAERTKKSGIGIGVGLFVFGVILLGIFYLIGTLPTDTLIIPTSGGPWSGTWDSNWGVMTLSQSGNQVTGTYVYRNGLISGVVSGNTLTGTWSESPTYQAPQQAGDVILKLSDDKQSLTGEWRYGSSGSWSGDWKGTKLY, from the coding sequence ATGTCCATCTGTCCAAATTGTGGAAAAAGCACGCCGGACGGAAAATTCTGTGAACACTGCGGGGGAGTATTACCCCTGTACCAGCCTCCCGTTACACCGCCCGCCCCGATAGCTGAAAGAACAAAGAAAAGCGGGATCGGTATTGGCGTTGGCCTCTTCGTTTTTGGGGTCATTTTATTGGGAATTTTTTATCTCATCGGGACCCTGCCGACGGATACGCTGATAATACCGACATCTGGAGGACCATGGTCGGGAACCTGGGATTCGAACTGGGGGGTGATGACCCTGTCACAGTCCGGCAATCAGGTGACCGGCACCTATGTCTACCGCAATGGTCTTATCAGCGGCGTCGTGTCAGGAAACACCCTCACCGGCACATGGAGTGAAAGCCCCACCTATCAGGCCCCGCAACAGGCAGGCGACGTGATCTTAAAACTTTCCGATGACAAACAGTCACTCACCGGGGAATGGCGGTACGGATCTTCCGGGAGTTGGTCCGGAGACTGGAAAGGAACAAAATTGTATTAA
- a CDS encoding putative immunity protein, translating into MKPKPQKKKPKFSLARKDESMEELVRRTDKKTLAVWAVDCVERVLPCFEGKYPDDPRPRNALVACRAWIHTGEFRMADIRGASLAAHAAAREVGEDTAARSAARAAGQAVATAHVPTHSLGAAKYALQAINRTTDSSDADVAIARERDWQYHHLLALRERSDSGK; encoded by the coding sequence ATGAAACCAAAACCACAAAAGAAAAAACCAAAATTCTCCCTTGCCCGTAAGGACGAGTCAATGGAAGAGCTGGTGAGAAGGACCGACAAGAAAACATTAGCCGTCTGGGCAGTTGACTGTGTGGAGCGCGTCCTGCCCTGCTTTGAGGGAAAATATCCGGATGACCCCCGCCCCCGGAACGCGCTCGTTGCATGCCGGGCATGGATACATACCGGGGAATTTCGAATGGCTGACATTCGCGGGGCTTCACTCGCAGCCCATGCCGCTGCCCGTGAAGTGGGTGAAGATACTGCCGCCCGCTCGGCAGCCCGTGCCGCAGGCCAGGCAGTTGCAACGGCACATGTTCCTACGCATTCCCTTGGTGCTGCAAAGTACGCCTTACAGGCTATCAATAGAACCACAGACTCTTCTGATGCTGATGTTGCCATAGCCAGAGAACGGGATTGGCAGTACCACCACCTGCTTGCATTGCGAGAGAGATCAGATTCGGGCAAATGA
- a CDS encoding transcription factor S: MFCPECKTMMISSGGQLKCRKCGYIRMIEAADQMKSKKNRTENEITIVDDEEDKIKTMPTIAIKCPKCEHNLAFWWLRQLRAADESEVRFFRCTECGHTWRQYD; the protein is encoded by the coding sequence ATGTTCTGTCCTGAATGTAAGACGATGATGATCTCAAGCGGTGGTCAGCTTAAGTGCCGGAAATGCGGGTATATACGGATGATAGAAGCCGCTGACCAGATGAAGTCCAAGAAGAATCGCACGGAAAATGAGATCACGATTGTGGATGATGAAGAAGATAAAATCAAAACCATGCCCACCATTGCGATAAAATGCCCGAAATGCGAGCACAATCTTGCTTTCTGGTGGCTCCGGCAGTTACGGGCAGCAGATGAAAGCGAGGTGCGGTTCTTCCGGTGCACGGAATGCGGCCACACGTGGCGACAGTACGATTAA
- a CDS encoding nucleotide-binding protein — protein MKIGNVEVKVSNISIAVFVFFTISLILASQFSPEVRSNLIWMIPALFMLLVIPVALNYMSRSQYADLEPEYEREARTVRVKLINENMMGKVVRIEGVVERVHFQFLNRPQFIVADRSGAISVKMFTSPDDNIKVNDVVVVLGQVIRRFIVTGEPVINCVSIRKKNAPAASEK, from the coding sequence ATGAAGATCGGAAATGTCGAAGTGAAGGTTTCAAACATCTCAATCGCGGTGTTTGTGTTCTTCACAATTTCTCTTATTCTTGCTTCCCAGTTCAGTCCTGAGGTTCGATCCAATCTTATCTGGATGATCCCGGCCCTGTTCATGCTTCTTGTCATTCCCGTTGCACTCAACTACATGAGCCGCAGCCAGTATGCGGATCTTGAACCTGAGTATGAGCGCGAAGCCAGGACCGTGCGGGTCAAGCTGATCAATGAAAATATGATGGGAAAAGTCGTGCGGATCGAGGGCGTAGTTGAACGCGTCCATTTTCAGTTCTTAAACCGCCCCCAGTTTATTGTTGCAGACCGTTCCGGTGCGATTTCGGTCAAGATGTTTACCAGCCCGGATGATAACATCAAAGTGAACGATGTGGTTGTGGTGCTCGGCCAGGTAATCCGCCGGTTTATTGTTACGGGTGAACCGGTCATCAACTGCGTTTCGATCCGGAAAAAAAATGCACCGGCTGCGAGTGAAAAATAA
- a CDS encoding DNA double-strand break repair nuclease NurA, whose translation MDIRTSYEKSVSAALRRIADHIPEDLVQQFTDKSGITKDDIHPITPGPSGIVSAVDGSNAMIAEGGSITLAAIRAARTTFAGNVRHNRSTTPLTLVTIGPGHRNTDFDELYEECFGMPPHKGLDNADAERASAILRDTLEYWVTLQTAKTLPAGALLLIDGALRVSNQNHEPVLADIVKTAGERNLLVAAVTKRTRATWGGGHPLLPALSGFVTQLGITGPWWAKIDTHLLDHAEYRQGRHGEIYVASLHHQFSRPLKMELPKGTSIDTAEKTMQALAACADDGRIPGYPYPLLDAHRTVTIDEALVLQVQQDIKAGLSKQGFRNRTFEDLFGDLHGDFERY comes from the coding sequence ATGGACATCCGCACTTCCTACGAAAAATCCGTCAGCGCAGCACTCAGACGCATCGCCGACCATATTCCGGAAGACCTTGTTCAGCAGTTCACTGACAAGAGCGGGATCACAAAAGATGACATTCACCCCATCACCCCGGGCCCTTCCGGTATTGTGAGTGCAGTTGACGGGAGCAACGCGATGATCGCAGAAGGGGGGAGTATCACTCTGGCCGCAATCCGGGCTGCCCGGACAACGTTTGCCGGGAACGTCCGCCATAACCGCTCCACGACCCCCTTGACACTCGTCACCATCGGGCCCGGCCACCGGAACACGGATTTTGACGAACTTTACGAGGAGTGCTTCGGCATGCCGCCGCACAAGGGCCTCGACAATGCCGATGCCGAGCGGGCGTCGGCCATCCTCCGCGACACACTGGAGTACTGGGTGACCCTCCAGACCGCAAAAACCCTGCCGGCAGGAGCCCTCCTGCTTATCGATGGGGCGCTCAGGGTCTCTAACCAGAACCACGAACCGGTGCTGGCCGACATTGTAAAAACGGCAGGAGAACGAAACCTGCTTGTTGCAGCGGTGACAAAGCGGACCCGGGCCACGTGGGGCGGCGGGCACCCGCTCCTTCCCGCGCTCAGCGGCTTTGTCACACAGCTTGGCATCACCGGCCCTTGGTGGGCAAAGATCGATACCCATCTTCTCGACCACGCTGAGTACCGGCAGGGACGGCACGGGGAGATCTACGTCGCCTCGCTCCACCATCAGTTCAGCCGGCCGTTAAAGATGGAGCTGCCGAAAGGGACGAGTATCGATACTGCGGAAAAAACCATGCAGGCGCTCGCCGCGTGTGCTGATGACGGGAGAATCCCCGGGTATCCCTACCCGCTCCTCGATGCTCACCGCACGGTCACGATCGATGAAGCGCTCGTGCTGCAGGTACAGCAGGACATAAAAGCCGGTCTCTCAAAACAGGGATTCCGGAACAGGACCTTTGAAGATCTCTTTGGTGATTTACATGGTGACTTTGAACGATATTGA
- the acs gene encoding acetate--CoA ligase — protein sequence MAEDFNVKFTDKQYLPDPSVKKNSWIGDYQKAYNAFLQDPDGFWDKIASELHWFSPYTKVKEWNYPHARWFLDGKTNITYNCLDRHVINARRNKVALIWKGEDDCERIYTYRQLYREVMRLSNGLKKLGVVKGDRVCIYMPMVPEQIISMLACARIGAVHSVVFGGFGAAALHSRIAGAEAKVVITADVTFRRGKSIPLKHVIEEAIIDAPSVEHVIVLRRELHQPVEIHHEMEVDFYDLIKDVSPDCEAEVMDTEDPLFILYTSGSTGSPKGIVHTCGGYMVGAYYTTKHIFDIKDNDVYWCTADPGWITGHSYVVYGPLSNGTTIFITENTPDYPDAGAYWRMIEDFGITILYTAPTAIRMFMKMGEEWPNKSNLNSLRILGSVGEPLNPEAFEWYYRVIGKNRCPVVDTWWQTETGMHMITTVLGEPMYPGFAGKSIPGVVADVVDKDGKPVPPGTGGFLVLKEPWPSMFRAVFNDPDRYRKYWETIPGCYTVGDLAVKNEQGYIMVLGRSDDLIVVAGHNIGTAEVESALVSHKAVAEAAVIGKPDEVKGNVIKAFVILRMGHEPSDRLKNELLYHVRITLGPIAMPSEIEFVTSLPKTRSGKIMRRVLKAKEMGMDPGDISTLED from the coding sequence ATGGCTGAAGATTTTAACGTCAAATTCACCGACAAACAGTATCTGCCTGATCCTTCAGTAAAAAAGAACAGCTGGATTGGGGATTACCAGAAAGCGTACAATGCATTCTTACAAGATCCCGATGGCTTCTGGGACAAGATCGCATCAGAACTCCACTGGTTCTCACCCTATACCAAGGTAAAAGAGTGGAACTATCCTCACGCCCGGTGGTTTCTTGACGGTAAGACAAATATTACCTATAACTGCCTTGATCGCCATGTCATCAATGCCCGGCGGAACAAGGTAGCACTCATCTGGAAAGGTGAGGATGACTGTGAGAGAATCTACACGTACCGCCAGCTCTATCGCGAAGTGATGCGGCTTTCGAACGGTTTAAAAAAACTCGGCGTGGTGAAAGGTGACCGCGTCTGCATCTACATGCCGATGGTACCTGAGCAGATCATCTCGATGCTTGCCTGTGCACGGATTGGGGCAGTCCACAGCGTGGTTTTTGGCGGTTTCGGGGCTGCCGCACTACACAGCCGTATCGCCGGCGCAGAAGCCAAGGTTGTCATCACTGCCGATGTCACTTTCCGGCGCGGAAAGTCCATACCGCTCAAGCATGTCATTGAAGAGGCGATTATCGATGCGCCCAGCGTGGAACATGTGATCGTACTCCGGCGCGAACTCCATCAGCCGGTTGAGATTCACCACGAAATGGAAGTAGACTTTTACGATTTAATCAAGGATGTCAGTCCTGACTGCGAGGCTGAAGTGATGGACACCGAAGATCCACTCTTCATCCTGTATACCAGCGGATCAACGGGGTCCCCCAAAGGGATAGTCCACACCTGTGGCGGGTATATGGTTGGTGCCTATTATACGACGAAACATATCTTTGACATAAAAGATAATGACGTATACTGGTGTACCGCCGATCCCGGTTGGATCACCGGTCACTCCTACGTGGTCTATGGGCCTCTTTCTAATGGCACGACCATTTTTATCACCGAAAATACTCCGGATTATCCCGATGCCGGGGCTTACTGGCGGATGATCGAGGATTTCGGTATAACAATCCTGTACACCGCCCCGACAGCTATCCGGATGTTCATGAAGATGGGCGAGGAGTGGCCCAATAAGAGTAACTTAAACTCCCTGCGCATTTTAGGTTCTGTCGGAGAACCGCTCAATCCCGAAGCCTTTGAATGGTATTACCGCGTTATCGGGAAAAACCGCTGCCCGGTCGTTGATACCTGGTGGCAGACCGAGACCGGCATGCATATGATCACCACGGTACTCGGTGAGCCCATGTACCCGGGTTTTGCCGGCAAGTCCATCCCCGGTGTTGTAGCAGATGTGGTTGATAAGGATGGCAAACCCGTACCTCCCGGTACCGGTGGTTTTCTGGTCTTAAAAGAACCCTGGCCTTCTATGTTCCGCGCAGTATTTAACGATCCTGACCGGTACCGGAAATACTGGGAAACGATTCCCGGCTGTTACACGGTCGGGGACCTTGCCGTGAAAAACGAACAGGGTTACATCATGGTGCTCGGCAGATCCGATGATCTGATCGTAGTGGCCGGGCATAATATCGGGACTGCGGAAGTCGAGAGCGCGCTGGTTTCGCACAAGGCCGTTGCAGAGGCTGCAGTCATCGGGAAACCCGACGAAGTGAAGGGCAACGTGATCAAGGCTTTTGTGATCCTGCGCATGGGGCATGAACCCTCCGACCGGTTGAAAAACGAGCTCCTCTACCATGTCCGTATCACGCTGGGACCGATTGCCATGCCATCAGAGATTGAGTTCGTAACGTCACTGCCAAAAACCCGGAGCGGGAAGATCATGCGACGGGTCTTAAAAGCAAAAGAGATGGGAATGGACCCGGGCGATATTTCAACGCTTGAAGACTGA
- a CDS encoding formate/nitrite transporter family protein, with protein MVFHPPVAITAKAGDAGKYKVGLPAWNMVLRGFMSGAYIAMGAALATVCSTGIMATDAAMRYGTASAGFSQLILGCVFPVGLIITVLTGAELFTGDAMLAPMAAFIHKISWAQVLNLWVFVYIGNFIGSVVFAYICANGPFVSFDAAGVGTVTAFGSRAIAIAGAKCGYVGIMGFYSAFLKAIACNWLVNLAILLGICADDAVGKFFGIWFPIMAFVSSGFEHSIANMYFIPAGIFTQGFVTDPTKIVASVNWVTMWTANIIPVTLGNIVGGIFFVGVIYWVAFRKEIAALK; from the coding sequence ATGGTGTTTCATCCTCCGGTAGCAATTACTGCAAAGGCAGGAGATGCCGGTAAGTACAAAGTCGGCTTGCCGGCCTGGAACATGGTCCTCCGTGGATTCATGTCGGGCGCATACATCGCTATGGGTGCCGCTCTTGCAACGGTTTGTTCAACGGGAATAATGGCAACCGATGCCGCAATGCGCTACGGTACAGCCAGTGCAGGTTTTTCACAGCTGATTCTGGGATGCGTATTCCCGGTCGGGCTTATCATCACCGTTCTTACGGGTGCTGAGCTCTTCACCGGTGATGCAATGCTCGCCCCCATGGCTGCATTCATCCACAAGATCAGCTGGGCACAGGTCCTGAACCTGTGGGTCTTTGTCTATATCGGGAACTTCATCGGGTCCGTCGTATTTGCATATATCTGTGCAAACGGTCCGTTTGTCTCATTCGACGCTGCAGGTGTAGGAACCGTGACTGCGTTCGGTTCGCGGGCGATTGCCATTGCCGGGGCCAAGTGTGGTTACGTGGGAATCATGGGATTCTATTCTGCATTCCTCAAAGCCATTGCCTGCAACTGGCTTGTCAACCTCGCCATCCTGCTCGGTATCTGTGCAGATGATGCAGTAGGCAAGTTCTTTGGTATCTGGTTCCCGATCATGGCCTTCGTTTCCAGCGGATTCGAACACTCGATCGCAAACATGTACTTTATCCCCGCCGGTATCTTTACCCAGGGATTCGTTACGGACCCAACCAAGATCGTTGCCAGTGTCAACTGGGTTACCATGTGGACGGCAAACATTATACCGGTAACACTCGGTAATATCGTCGGAGGTATTTTCTTCGTCGGTGTCATCTACTGGGTTGCGTTCCGCAAAGAGATCGCAGCACTGAAGTAG